In bacterium, one genomic interval encodes:
- a CDS encoding LPS-assembly protein LptD: MRPLLLLLVLVASLLYAQENAPDSTARRADGVDTVIAYSADAIDFDLLTRTTILSGNARIEYKDMVLTAGQIQLAWDEQTMIAVPTFDTLYTDSTNTVIDTIVTVGQPQFKQGSEEFIGDEIAYNLKSKIGRVKGGRTVYQDGAYYGKQFKRISDDVLTVRRGEFTTCELDTPHFHFGADVLKIQVGERVFARPVYLYFADVPVLALPYGVFPIQKGRTSGFITPVFGESAAQGRFLRNIGYYWAMSEYMDLLGSVDYFETYGMLGRSKFRYAKRYQLNGNVDFEFDTQRHDNARNRRWQIAATHNQTIDPLTRITASGAYVSDQSYTEQFGSTNDRLNQTVRSNATLSKSWNNSPWSSSVNVGFTQNIKQETWSATLPAVRFTHKQGRLFPAPKAPRGIRFAVAPKEVREPWYRAFTWSYNVGYTNDLAHPLTFREEARRPDSLGYVGAPRDPQIIFGNDSTSTIQRDGAAHAGSFAATARLLRYINLNPSLDWRHVWTRRALHYVPADSIYDREDEYGFFTRTTFDVGSSASTKLYGLLREPLGIRAQFRHVMTPTVGFRYRPDFSDKEWGYFETTRLPDGREYTYDRFRTGEQSGLVGGTPVGLSEAMSISLGNLVQMKSGDAEAGKEKKFDLLSANFSTGIDFKRDSLKWNDISSSFRTAVPGRIIGPLQGMGFDVSTTHSLYQTENGHRVDRFFWERDGAQWYSPFDLQRASGSVDFMIGAERVADLLNFGGGGGELSEFDTTAAGGLPYNPNNILGDSRPEMPPLPQADKKKKDEAFDTFFDMPLTMRFNVRHARDFVADSKTSTMGANFDAKLTPRWDASVSYYFDLDRRIAQNASVTLTRDLHCWEASLSWSPIGYSPGYYLHIGLKSPQLRDVKIERNRGGNLRGY; encoded by the coding sequence GTGAGACCGCTGCTGCTTCTGCTTGTGCTCGTTGCATCGCTGCTGTATGCGCAGGAAAACGCGCCTGATTCAACTGCGCGCCGCGCCGACGGCGTGGACACGGTTATAGCCTACAGCGCCGACGCGATTGACTTCGATCTGCTGACGCGCACCACGATATTGTCCGGTAACGCGCGCATCGAGTATAAGGATATGGTGCTCACCGCCGGGCAGATTCAATTGGCGTGGGACGAGCAGACGATGATCGCCGTGCCGACCTTCGATACGCTCTACACGGACTCGACAAACACTGTCATAGACACGATTGTTACCGTCGGGCAGCCACAATTCAAACAGGGTTCCGAAGAATTTATCGGCGACGAGATCGCCTACAATCTCAAGTCAAAGATCGGACGCGTCAAAGGCGGGCGCACGGTCTATCAGGACGGCGCCTATTACGGCAAGCAGTTCAAACGCATCTCCGACGACGTCTTGACTGTGCGGCGCGGCGAGTTCACCACGTGCGAACTCGACACGCCGCATTTTCATTTCGGCGCAGACGTGCTGAAGATTCAAGTCGGAGAGCGGGTTTTTGCCAGACCGGTCTACCTGTATTTCGCCGATGTGCCGGTGCTGGCGCTCCCATACGGCGTCTTTCCGATTCAGAAAGGCCGCACAAGCGGATTCATCACGCCGGTATTCGGCGAGTCAGCCGCTCAGGGGAGGTTTCTCCGCAACATCGGCTACTACTGGGCGATGTCCGAGTATATGGATCTGCTGGGCAGCGTGGACTACTTCGAAACCTACGGTATGCTCGGCCGCTCCAAATTCCGTTATGCCAAGCGCTATCAGTTGAATGGCAATGTGGATTTCGAATTTGACACCCAGCGGCACGACAATGCGCGCAACCGCCGCTGGCAAATCGCCGCCACGCACAATCAGACGATTGACCCGCTGACCCGCATCACGGCGTCGGGCGCCTATGTGTCGGATCAGAGCTACACCGAGCAATTCGGCTCGACGAATGACCGGCTGAATCAAACCGTGCGTTCGAATGCGACGCTGTCCAAGTCCTGGAATAATTCGCCGTGGAGTTCCAGCGTCAACGTGGGCTTCACGCAGAACATCAAGCAAGAGACGTGGAGCGCCACGCTGCCTGCCGTGCGCTTCACGCACAAACAGGGACGGCTCTTCCCCGCGCCGAAAGCGCCGCGCGGCATTCGTTTCGCCGTTGCGCCCAAAGAAGTCCGCGAACCGTGGTACCGCGCCTTCACGTGGAGCTATAACGTCGGCTACACGAATGACCTCGCGCACCCGCTCACATTCCGTGAAGAGGCGCGCCGCCCCGATTCGCTGGGCTACGTCGGCGCACCGCGCGATCCGCAGATCATTTTCGGAAACGACAGCACGTCCACGATTCAACGGGACGGCGCGGCACATGCCGGATCGTTCGCCGCTACGGCCCGACTCCTCCGCTACATCAATCTGAATCCTTCGCTCGACTGGCGGCATGTGTGGACGCGGCGCGCGCTGCACTATGTTCCCGCCGATTCGATTTACGACCGCGAGGACGAGTACGGTTTCTTCACGCGCACCACTTTCGACGTCGGCAGTTCCGCCTCAACGAAACTCTATGGACTTCTGCGCGAGCCGCTGGGCATCCGCGCGCAGTTTCGACATGTGATGACACCGACCGTGGGCTTCCGTTACCGGCCCGATTTTTCCGACAAGGAGTGGGGCTACTTTGAAACCACGCGGCTGCCCGATGGCCGTGAGTATACGTATGACCGTTTTCGCACCGGCGAGCAGAGTGGTTTGGTCGGCGGCACTCCCGTCGGTCTCTCCGAGGCGATGAGTATCAGTCTGGGCAATCTCGTGCAAATGAAATCCGGCGACGCGGAAGCCGGTAAAGAGAAAAAGTTTGATCTCCTAAGTGCAAATTTCAGCACGGGTATTGACTTCAAACGGGATTCCTTGAAATGGAACGACATTTCTTCGAGCTTTCGCACCGCCGTTCCCGGCCGCATTATCGGTCCGCTGCAAGGCATGGGCTTCGATGTGTCCACTACGCATTCGCTCTACCAGACGGAGAACGGCCACCGGGTGGATCGATTCTTCTGGGAACGCGACGGCGCACAGTGGTACTCGCCCTTCGATTTACAGCGTGCCAGCGGTTCAGTGGACTTCATGATCGGAGCGGAGCGTGTGGCTGATCTGCTGAACTTCGGAGGCGGAGGCGGCGAACTGTCCGAGTTTGACACGACCGCCGCCGGAGGATTGCCATACAACCCGAATAACATTCTCGGAGACAGCCGTCCCGAGATGCCGCCGCTGCCGCAAGCCGATAAGAAGAAGAAGGACGAAGCATTCGACACGTTCTTCGACATGCCGTTAACGATGCGTTTCAATGTGCGCCACGCCCGCGACTTTGTGGCTGATTCCAAGACATCCACCATGGGAGCGAATTTCGACGCCAAGCTGACTCCGCGCTGGGATGCATCAGTGAGTTACTATTTCGATCTCGATCGCAGAATCGCGCAGAATGCCAGCGTCACACTCACGCGCGACCTGCATTGCTGGGAGGCGAGTTTGAGCTGGTCGCCGATCGGCTACAGCCCCGGCTATTATCTGCACATCGGATTGAAATCGCCGCAACTTCGTGACGTCAAGATCGAGCGCAACCGCGGCGGCAACTTACGCGGATACTAG
- a CDS encoding DUF1926 domain-containing protein has protein sequence MSKVYLCLELHNHQPIGNFDRVMREAYEKSYKPFLKTLLEFPRIRLSLHTSGCLLEWCESHLPEYLDLVGELHSRGQIELIGGAFYEPVLAAIPHDDAIEHFQRMNDYLRRRFGARPRGAWLPERVWEPGFAALLVEAGVEYISMDDDLFLAAGHMPEELNGYFMTESHNGPLAMFPNHLALRYAIPFKEPEATFDYILTHADARPNSLYLMGDDGEKFGLWPRTYKPIYEDGWLRRFFSMLMEHEHDVELLTMAEARDRIPPKGRTYLPTGSYFEMGEWTLPTAARRRFESLVHELKEREDWPKIRPFIKGGFWRGFLAKYNEVNYLQKKMLRVSRKYHSLSSRKTDSQYHTPVLRGQCNCPYWHGVFGGLYLPHLRHAVWKELIQGEYALDNLLHRGRKWVDIDHVDHDADGRRELLIENAAMNVYLAPCEGGTIFEWDLRARGYNLLNTLTRQVEPYHMDVARATVSKPDEEHDTAESIHDLILKKEEGLENLVTVDKWPRRALLDHFFGFDSTIAQFRAGTLDDYGDFLKGEYELAEMFPDGAKLVRDGKLGTLPVRIAKTVRVTPSRATMTVDYEVSNLSGQELFGPFGVEWNFALMAPNSGQHHFSIPGTDVVKRPLRESAETPGVTLVQLADEHEGVRVKLESSVAAKLWRVPVESVSLSEGGFERVFQSIALMFSWELRLAPGDVWRMSFTAELADC, from the coding sequence GTGTCCAAAGTTTATCTCTGTTTAGAACTGCACAATCACCAGCCCATCGGCAATTTCGACCGGGTGATGCGCGAAGCGTACGAGAAGAGCTACAAGCCGTTTCTCAAGACGCTGCTCGAATTTCCGCGCATTCGCCTGAGCCTGCACACGTCCGGCTGCCTGCTTGAATGGTGCGAATCTCACCTGCCCGAATATCTTGACCTTGTCGGCGAGCTGCATAGCCGCGGACAGATTGAATTGATCGGCGGCGCATTTTATGAACCCGTCCTCGCCGCGATTCCGCACGACGATGCCATCGAGCACTTTCAGCGAATGAACGACTATCTCCGCCGCCGGTTCGGCGCGCGCCCACGCGGCGCGTGGCTGCCCGAGCGCGTCTGGGAGCCGGGATTCGCGGCGCTATTGGTCGAGGCCGGCGTCGAGTACATCTCGATGGACGATGATCTCTTCTTGGCCGCCGGACACATGCCCGAAGAGCTGAACGGGTACTTCATGACGGAATCGCATAACGGACCGCTCGCCATGTTTCCCAATCATCTGGCGCTCCGCTACGCGATCCCATTCAAAGAACCCGAAGCGACCTTCGACTACATTCTGACGCATGCCGACGCGCGGCCCAATTCGCTCTACCTGATGGGTGACGACGGCGAAAAGTTCGGACTATGGCCGCGAACGTACAAACCGATCTACGAAGACGGATGGCTGCGGCGCTTCTTCTCGATGCTGATGGAGCACGAGCACGACGTCGAGCTTCTGACCATGGCCGAGGCGCGAGACCGCATCCCGCCGAAGGGCCGCACCTATCTGCCGACCGGTTCGTATTTCGAAATGGGCGAGTGGACGCTGCCGACGGCGGCACGCCGGCGCTTTGAAAGTCTCGTGCACGAACTCAAAGAACGCGAGGACTGGCCCAAAATCCGCCCGTTCATCAAGGGCGGCTTCTGGCGCGGCTTCCTTGCCAAGTATAACGAAGTAAATTATCTCCAGAAGAAGATGCTGCGCGTGTCGCGCAAGTATCACTCGCTCTCGTCACGCAAGACCGATTCGCAGTATCATACACCGGTCCTGCGCGGTCAGTGCAACTGCCCGTACTGGCATGGCGTGTTCGGCGGACTTTACTTGCCGCACCTGCGGCACGCCGTGTGGAAAGAACTGATTCAGGGCGAATACGCGCTCGACAATCTCCTGCATCGCGGGCGCAAGTGGGTAGACATTGACCACGTGGACCATGACGCGGACGGCCGCCGTGAGCTGTTGATTGAAAACGCCGCGATGAACGTCTATCTCGCGCCATGCGAAGGCGGTACAATATTTGAATGGGACCTTCGTGCGCGAGGGTATAACCTGCTGAACACGCTGACTCGGCAGGTTGAGCCTTACCACATGGATGTCGCCCGCGCCACCGTGAGCAAGCCGGACGAGGAGCACGATACCGCCGAGTCTATTCACGACCTGATCCTCAAGAAGGAAGAGGGTTTGGAGAATTTGGTCACCGTGGACAAGTGGCCGCGCCGCGCTCTGCTCGATCACTTCTTCGGCTTCGACAGCACGATTGCACAGTTCCGCGCCGGAACGCTCGACGACTACGGCGATTTCCTGAAGGGTGAATATGAATTGGCGGAGATGTTTCCAGACGGCGCAAAGCTCGTGCGCGACGGCAAGCTCGGCACATTGCCCGTCCGGATCGCCAAAACGGTGCGGGTCACGCCCAGCCGTGCGACGATGACCGTGGACTACGAAGTAAGCAATCTCTCAGGCCAGGAGCTGTTCGGACCGTTCGGCGTCGAATGGAATTTTGCGTTGATGGCTCCGAACTCCGGTCAGCACCATTTCTCGATTCCCGGCACCGACGTTGTGAAACGGCCGCTCCGTGAATCCGCCGAAACTCCCGGCGTCACGCTCGTGCAATTGGCTGACGAACATGAAGGCGTGCGCGTCAAGCTCGAGAGCAGCGTGGCGGCCAAACTGTGGCGCGTCCCCGTCGAGAGCGTGTCGCTGTCCGAAGGCGGCTTCGAACGCGTCTTCCAGTCCATTGCGTTAATGTTCTCGTGGGAACTGCGGCTTGCGCCCGGCGACGTCTGGCGCATGAGCTTCACCGCGGAGCTGGCTGACTGCTAA
- a CDS encoding ROK family protein — protein sequence MNSNELALGIDIGGTNLKVGLVSADGELLDKETTPTPKPRELREVVAALAETVRALCDKHGVTPLGAGIGAPGVVDETMHTVLWAPNFKDWIGEPIRDAIAAAINLPVVMDNDVNNFAVGEHRWGAARNFKHFVACAVGTGLGGAVFIDGKLYRGARGAAGEMGFTIISPDGPAVLDRHGVVEAYVGRAAFDRLVDERYKSGEFPTPRRITELAAQGEPRAKEIHDILARQLAEAAASWLHVLNPEAIVIGGGTTHQAAYFFERFEAHLRQRALPPHTEKLHILPGQLGYYAGMLGAAALWFEQSV from the coding sequence ATGAACTCTAACGAACTTGCGCTCGGTATTGATATCGGCGGCACCAATCTGAAAGTCGGCTTGGTCAGCGCCGACGGTGAACTGCTCGACAAGGAAACGACGCCCACACCCAAGCCGCGCGAGTTGCGTGAGGTGGTCGCCGCACTTGCCGAAACGGTGCGCGCCCTGTGTGACAAGCACGGCGTGACACCACTGGGAGCCGGCATCGGCGCTCCCGGTGTTGTGGATGAAACGATGCATACGGTGTTGTGGGCCCCCAACTTCAAGGATTGGATCGGCGAACCGATTCGCGACGCCATTGCGGCCGCAATCAACCTGCCCGTCGTTATGGATAACGACGTCAACAACTTTGCCGTCGGCGAGCATCGCTGGGGGGCCGCACGCAACTTCAAGCACTTCGTCGCCTGCGCCGTCGGAACCGGCCTGGGTGGAGCCGTGTTCATTGACGGCAAACTCTATCGCGGTGCGCGCGGAGCCGCGGGTGAAATGGGCTTTACGATTATTTCTCCCGACGGTCCGGCGGTTTTAGATCGTCATGGCGTCGTCGAGGCGTATGTCGGCCGCGCGGCTTTCGACCGGTTGGTGGACGAACGCTATAAGAGCGGAGAATTCCCGACGCCGCGCCGCATCACCGAACTGGCCGCGCAAGGCGAGCCACGCGCCAAGGAGATTCACGATATCCTGGCGCGTCAACTGGCCGAGGCCGCGGCAAGCTGGCTGCATGTGCTGAATCCTGAGGCCATCGTCATCGGCGGCGGCACGACGCATCAAGCCGCCTATTTCTTTGAACGATTCGAAGCACATTTGCGGCAGCGTGCACTGCCGCCGCATACCGAAAAGCTGCACATCCTGCCCGGACAGCTCGGCTACTACGCCGGCATGCTCGGAGCCGCCGCACTCTGGTTCGAACAGTCTGTCTAA